The DNA window CTTGCGGCTGTTTCATATCTTCCTAGCTCTGCGAGGGCTTGAGGCCTTCTCTTGCTGCGGGCATCCCAAACTGTTGGCCTGGCGGCTTTCGCTGCCGGTGCCCCGCGGGCTGACCCTTCCCATACCGGTGGACTGGGTACCGGTTTTCCATTCATCATACCACTTTTCCGCGCTGCGGATCAGCCCCTCTTACGCCGCTTCGATTCGAGGCGGTCCCCAAGCGGTTTTCCCTTGTTCCTCACTGGCGGAGGGAAAGTGGCCGCGGTGCGTCTTGCACCTGTCCCCATCCTTGGCCCGCGTTCCCCTGCCGGTAATAGGGTATGGAATGCCGGGGAGGGTGCCAGACTGCCGGGACGATCTCCGATTCCAGCCCGTCGGACGAAAAGGGAATCCCGCAGGGAGTGGGATGGCAGCGGATTGCATTCGTGGTGCAGCCCAGCGACTCCGGAAGACCACGGCCATTTCTTCCGAGTATAATGCTGACTTGACAAATGAGTCAATTATGGAAAATTGAACATCATATTTGACGTTTATCGATTTTTGATACATATTTTCAGATAGTGGCGGCAGACAGGTGTCAGGCGGGGCGGGGGAGGGAATGGTTCCAGTCGGTCGATAGTAGGATGCCGCGGAGAAGAAAGGTGAGCTGCTCGCTCCGTTACCATCGGATCGGGAAGGGTTAGGGACGGGGCCGCGGGGGAAAGGGGGCGGGGTGTCGACTGAGCGAAGGCGGGGGAAGATTTGGTTGCTTTAGGAGGTGGGGTATCGAATAATGGTGTGAAGGGCGAAGGACAGCAGTATCCGGTCGAGGTGAGGGTTTCTTAAGGGGAGGTGGGGTTGGGGTTCCGTGGGGCCGCGCAGGGGGGCGAACAATGGTAGTGACAGGCGAGCGAGATCGTCCATGGCTGGCGCATTATCCGGCGGGCGTACCGGCTACCCTGGAGTATCCCTCGCGGCCAGTGTATTGGCTATTGGAGGAAGCGGCGGCGCGGTTGCCGGATCGGGCGGCGATGCGCTTTTTCGGCCATGAGTGGAGCTACCGGGAGCTGCTGGCGTTGGCCCGACGGGTAAGCGGGGCGCTGCGGCGGCGCGGCTTGCAACGGGGAGAGCGGGTTGGGTTGCTTTTGCCAAATTGCCCGGAATATCTGCCGAGCCTGTTTGGCATCTGGATGGCGGGGGGAGTGGCGGTGCCTTTGAATCCGCTCATGGTGGCGGAGGAAGTGGCTTCCCTCCAGGAGAGCACCCAGTGCCGCATCCTGATTTGCCTGGATTTGCTTCTGCCCCTGGTGCGCAATGTCGGGCCGGGCGCGCCGGATGTCCTGGTGGCGACCCGCATCGATGCCTATCTGCCCTGGTGGGACCGGCAGTTGTACCGGATGGCGCGCGTGCAGCGGCTGGGTTTGAGCGGGAGCCTGCCGGCCAACGCCATCGAGTGGGAAAACTTTTTGACCGAGGGGAGCGAAACGAGCGAACCGGAAGCGGTGGAAGGCGAGGACCTAGCCAACATTTTGCCCACAGGCGGAACGACAGGGCATCCGAAAGCTGTGATGCTCACGCACCGGAATCTTTTGAGTAACGCCTGGCAGTTGTATCACTGGACGGGGCGGCGCACTGGGGAGGATGTGATTCTGGCCTGCCTGCCCTTTTTCCACAGTTACGGTTTGATGTGTTGCGGCCTGAGCGCTGTGGCGATGAACGGCACCATCGTGCTGCACCATCGTTTTCGGGCCGATAAGGTCCTGCGGCTCATTGAGCAAGAGCGGCCGACGATCATTCCGGCGGTGCCGGCGATGCTGACGGCATTCAACAAGGAGTTGCGGCGGCGGAAGTACAACGTGGCGGGGGTGCGTTCGGTGATTTCGGGGGGTGCAGCCCTGCCGCAGGCGGTGGCGGAGGAGTTCGCCCGGCATACCGGTGCGACGGTGGTGGAAGGGTATGGCCTGTCGGAAGCCAGTCCGGTGACGCATGCTGGACCGCTGGATGGGAGCGCCCGGCCGGGGACGATCGGCCTGCCGCTGCCGGACACCGACGCCATCATCGTCGATGCGGAGACGGGGACGCGGCTGCTACCGCCGGGGGAAGTGGGGGAGTTGCTCATCCGCGGCCCGCAGGTGATGCGCGGCTACTGGAACAATCCGGAGGCGACGGCGGCGGCCCTGCGCGACGGCTGGCTGTACACCGGCGATCTGGCCACTCAGGATGCCGACGGCTTCTTCCGCATCGTCGACCGCAAGAAGGACTTGATCATCACCTCCGGGGTCAACGTCTATCCCGGCGATGTGGAAGCGGTGTTGCGGCGCTTCGAGCAGGTGGAGGATGTGGCCGTCTTTGGCGTGCCCGACCCGGATCGGGGCGAGCTGGTGGCCGCCGTGGTCGTTCCCCGTCCCGGGATCAGTTTCAACCGGCGGGCGTTCGATGCGTTTGCGCGGCAGCATCTGGAGGTGCACAAGCGGCCCCGCAAGGTGGAGGTGAGCCAGTTGCCGTTGCCGCGTAATGCCTTGGGCAAGGTGTTGCGCCGCTTGCTGCGGGAGAAGTTCAGCGGTGAGGATGGAGAAGAGATGGCGGAGAGTGCCCCCGCTTCGGCAGAAGCTGGCGCCTCAGCCCCGTCAGCCGGGACGGATCACACCCCCGCCAGGGCCTCAACTCCGTCAGACGCCGCGGCGAGCGCTCCGCCGTCCCCAAACCGTTGACCGCGGGAAGCAGGAGGGGGATCAGCTCCAACGATGGCTTCCGATTTGGACGGTGGCGTTCGATTCTTTCCTGGACAGATGAGGTGGCATCATGGCTGTAGCTCTTGAGCCCCTGGCGGTGCTAGCGGGAGCACGCACTCCTTTTGCCAAGGCTTTCACTGCCCTAGCCCAGGTTCCGGCGGACCAACTGGGGCGGATCGCCTTGCTGGGAGCATTGCAGAAGGCGGGGCTAACCCCGGCGGATGTCGGGGAAGTCGTCTTTGGCAACGTGGGAGGCCAGCCGGATGCTTCCAACCTGGGGCGAGTGATCGCCCTGCGCGCCGGGGTGCCTTACGACCGGGTGGCGCATACGGTCAACCGCAACTGTGCCTCCGGTATGGAAGCGATCATCGCGGCCTGGCATATCTTGTGCGAAGGGCGGGCCGAGTTGGTCGTGGCGGGCGGTACGGAGTCGATGAGCAACATTCCGTTTCTCTGGAGCCGCCGGGCTAAGGACTGGTTTGTGCAATGGGGGCGGGCGGGCTGGTGGGGTAAACTCCGCTTGCTGACTCGCTGGCGCCCCTCTTTCCTCCGCCCCATCCCGGCCCTGGAGCTGGGACTGACCGACCCGGTCTGCGGTTTGAACATGGGCCAGACGGCGGAAATCCTGGCCAAAGAGTTCGGCATCTCGCGGGAGGAACAGGACCGCTTCGCCTTGCTCAGCCACCAGCGGGCTACGGAGGCCTGGAAGCGCGGCTTTTTCCAGGATGAAGTGGTACCGGTGCCGGCGGAAGTGACAGGTGCTCAGGCGGTGGAGCGCGACCTCGGACCGCGCCCCCAGCAAACCCTGGAAGCTCTCGCCAAGCTGCCGCCGATCTTCGACCGCAGCGGGCAAGGGACGGTGACCGCCGGCAACAGTTGCCCAATCACCGATGGGGCGGCGGCCCTGGTGCTGATGACCGTCGCGCAGCAACGGCAGCGCTGGCCCGATCGCCCGGTCCTCGGTTACATCCGGGGTTACGCCTTGGCGGGGTGCGAGCCGCGCCGCATGGGCCTGGGACCGGTGTTCGCGATCCGCAAGCTCCTTCGCACCCACGGCCTGCGCTTGAGCGACTTCGACCTGATCGAAATCAACGAGGCCTTTGCGGCCCAGGTTCTCGCTTGCCGCCGCGCTATGGCTTCTCCGGACTTCGCTCGCCAGCACTGGCAGGAGGACCAGCCGCTCGGTGAGTTGGAGCTGGAAAAACTCAATGTCAACGGCGGGGCCATCGCCCTGGGGCATCCGGTGGGGACCTCCGGCGCCCGGCTAGTCCTAACTCTGCTACGGGCCTTGCGGGAACGGGGCCTGCGCCGCGGTCTGGCGGCTCTCTGTGTCGGCGGCGGACAGGGGGCGGCGATGTGGGTGGAAACCGAACAGCCGTAACGGCGACGGTACTTTCCCAAAGAGTCGGAGGAGTTTCCCAAAGAGCCGGAGCAGTTTTCCAGCAGGCGGGGCAATTTTCCAGGGCCAGAGACCGGGGCTTTACAGAAACGGGACAGGACGGTGTCCAGCACGCAGCAGGTAAGATAGGCCAGTTTAGGGAATGCGCCCGGTGGGAATCGAACCCACGACCAACGGCTTAAAAGGCCGCTGCTCTACCAGCTGAGCTACAGGCGCTCCGTACTCATAGGAATAGGAAACTTTCTCGTACCTTTCCAGTCACTGCGAGGGAAGTTCGGCCGCTTTGAGCCGGTTTCGTGTCATGCAATCTGCGCGGCCCCACGGCCCAAGTCCGGAGGCTTTCCTATTCCGCGGCTCCGCTTGGGGAACCACTCTGTGAACGCATTATAGGCACACCTTTGCGAGGGAAGGCAAAAGCGGGTGCAGGGAGAACCCCATAGCGGCGGGGCTTCGCCGAATCCACCGGCAGGATACCCGGTTACGGGAAGGGATTGTAGGATAGCGCTATTCTGCGGCCTGTTCACGATTGACAGCGTGAGCAGGACAGTCGCAGCGGCCCTGCGAGCGGTTGGAGAAAGGATTTTTCGCGTCGGGTCTTTTTCGTGTTCGGTCCTCACGAGAAGAGGGGGAGGCAGCGGTGATGAAGTCAGGAGGGAAGCAAGGGGTGCGGTGCAGCGGCTTAGGCGGGTGGGGCGTGTGGGCCATCGGGGGGATGCTATTTGGGGGCTTGGCGGCCGCGTGGGCGACGGATTGGCCCGGTTATCGGGGTCCGACCGCCGATGGCCGCGCTCCGCAGTCGTGCCAGCCGCCGACCACCTGGAGCGAGCAGGAAAATGTCCGCTGGAAGGTCCGCATCCACGGCAAAGGCTGGTCCTCCCCCGTCGTCTGGGGCAAGCAGATTTGGCTGACCACCGCGGATGAAGTCAAAGCGGACAAGGCCCCGCCGCCCAAAAAAGGAGACCCGCCCCCTAATCCCGTGGCACGCGTCAGCTTCTACGCCGTTTGCGTCGACCGCGAGACAGGCCGCGTCCTCTACGACCTCCGCTTGGGAACCGAAGAGAATCCCGCTTACTGCCATCCGTTCAACAGTTATGCCAGTTGTACGCCCTATGTGGAAGCCGGGCGGCTCTATGCCCACTTTGGCAGTCACGGGACCTGGTGTGTCGATACGAACAGCGGCCAGGTGCTCTGGGAACGGCGCGACTTGCCGTGCAATCATTTCCGCGGCCCGGCCTCCTCGCCTGTCGTCTATGGCGATCTACTCTACCTGATCTTCGACGGTTTCGACCAGCAGTATGTGACGGCCTTGGATAAGCGCACGGGCAAGACGGTGTGGAAGCGCAACCGCGAGATCAAATACAGCACGGACAACGGCGACTACAAAAAGGCGTATGCCACACCGGCTTTGTTTGTGGTCGAGGGCCGGCCGCAGTTGGTGTGCCCCTCGGCGGAATGTACGATCGCTTACGATCCTCAGAGCGGGGAGGAATTGTGGCGGATCAGCCACGGGGGGATGAATGGCGCCGCCCGGCCAGTGATGGGGCATGGCTTGCTCTATCTGACCAGCGGCCACAATGCCCGCTTGTTAGCTATCCGTCCGACGGGGCGCGGAGTGCTGGGAGAATCGGCGGTCGTTTGGCGTGCCGGCAAAGGCGTGCCCACTCGGCCTTCCTTGCTGCTCGATGGCGACCTGCTCTACATGGTCAGCGACCAGGGGATCGCCTCCTGCCTCGATGCCCGCACCGGCAAAGTGTATTACAGCGAACGCCTTGATGGGGAGTTCTCGGCTTCGCCCGTTTGGGCTAACGGCTTCATCTACTATTGCAGCCAAAATGGCAAGACCTTCGTCGTCAAAGCCGGGCGGGAATTCGTCCTGGAAGCGGAAAACCGCCTGGAGGACGGCTTCATGGCCAGCCCTGCCGTGAGCGAAGACAGCCTCATCCTGCGCACCCGCACCCATCTGTATCGCATCGCTCGTCCCTGAGCTTGTCTGCAACAATTTCGCTTGAGCCTCAAATCAAATGTAATCGGCTGCCTGCGAACGCTTTCTGAAGCGCCTCGCGGTTTATTCCAGCGGCCGGCCAGTTGGGATGCTCCGTCCAAGTCGAAGCAGAAGGGTTGTCCGCTTGATCGGGTGAATCGGGATATATCAATGGGATAGTCTGCGCATGGCTTGCCTTTGGCTCACCTGAGTCGCGTGGCTTTGGGATGGCGTTTTTCCCTGTCGCCGCCTGCGAATGGCGCGCATGATAATCACAGAAAGATACAGAAGTTGCCGGAACGGCGCAAACTTTCCGGACCGGTTCGGAGTATTAGGGATAGGCGAGGAGAGCAGGACGCGGCGCCTGTTCAGGTGTGGCAGGAAACGGGCAGGGTATTCGCTAAAAGTCAGGGATCGACTAAGGCGAGAGCAAAACACGGTGCAGCGTCTCCCGTGGTAGTGGTGTAAGGATGGCCGACACCGGTGCGATAAAGTTTGCCTGCTGCGAAACCTGGAGAACTATTGAGGGTTGGAATTACACCCTCATCTTCGTGGTGTGGACTGTTTTTGTCATTTTCCAGTCATTCATCGGGAAGTGGACACCATGAGTCACCAGACCTGGAAGCGATGGATCCGACAGATGTGGTCCGGTCGCCGCTCGGTTCCGGGGCGGCGCGCCCAGCAGCGGGGCCTTCACCTGGAAATGCTGGAAGAACGGGTGACGCCCGCCACGTTTATTTGGACTGGCTCAGGTGGCAATAACAACTGGAGCAATCCCGCGAACTGGCAGGGGGGGGTGGCGCCGACAAGTGCCGCTAATCCCGACTTGGTATTTCAAACAGGTGCTTCACGACTTAACACCAACAATGACATTTCCGGACTGGTCGTCCGTTCCATCACCATTTCTGGCAGCAACTACAATCTCGGCGGTAACGCCATTCAACTGGCAGGAAATGTCTTCGTCGGCAATGGAGCCACTGGCAACCGCATCACCTTCAATACCAACCTGACCACGGCGGTGGCGGTCATGGTCGGTACCTCTGCGGAGCTGACCATCAGCGGCCAGATCAGCGGCAATACCGCGGCCAACCTCACCAAGCTGGGAGCGGGTACCCTGACCCTCAGCGGCAACAACACCGCCTACTCTGCCGTGGTGGATATTCAGGAAGGCCGCCTGGTCATGACTCACGTCAACGCCCTGGGAACCACCACGGCGCACACCGTGGTCAACCCCAATGCGCAGTTGCAAGTGCGGAATGTGGCGGCGGCCATCAACGAACCGCTCATCCTCAATGGTTTCGGCCCCAGCAGTGATGGCGCCTTGTTCAACGCTGCGGGCAACACGACCTGGGCCGGGACGATCACGCTGGATAGTAACAGCAGCATCGGCGTGGCGGCCAATACCATCCTGAATGTGACCGGCTTGGTGACGGACACGGCGACCGGACACGATCTGACCAAGGTGGGTGCCGGCCAGCTCATCTTCAGCCGGACGGGCGGCAATACCTACCGCGGATTGACCGTCATCAATAATGGCACTCTGACGATTCGCGATCCCCAATCGCTCGGCGCCGGTTCCATCTTTGGCTCTCCCCAAAGCGGCACGCCGCAGGCTCGCACCATTGTCAATTACAATCCCGTTTCCGGCGAGGCGGGCACGCTCCAGATCGAATTCGTGCCTTCCATTCTGGCTGTCGGCGACCCGAACGGTATCCTGCGCGACCCCACGCAGCCTTACCATCCCGTCAACAATCCGTACATCGGTTTCCAGGTTTTCAACAATCTGCTGGAGCTGAACGGTCCGGGCTTCAACAATCTCGGCGCGCTGCACAACAAGAGCGGTTCCAATATCTGGAATGGCGATGTGCGCTTGGGCAGCCCGCTTCCCAACACCAGTGACGTGACGATTGGGGCAGATAGCAACTCGCAGTTGACCATTTCCGGCGTGGTCAGCGACGATCCGGGGCGGACTGGCTCTGACATTCCGGACCTGATCAAGACGCTTCCAGGCCGGCTGATTCTGGACAATGTCAACACCTACCGTGGTGCCACGGAGATCCGCGGCGGTGCCCTTACTATGCGGGATTCGCGCGCTCTGGGACCCGTCACGGGCGGAGTGGTGACGGTTTACAACGGGGCGGCGCTGGAGATGGAAGTGGATAGCGGTCTGGATGGTACGCCTGCCCGCAGCCACGGCCGCAACCTGGGCTTTGACTCCGAGTCTTACAACGGGCCAGGACAGGAAGTGGTCATCAACGGCACGAGCGGCACCTTCACCTTGACCTTCAATGGGGCATCGACTTCCCCCTTGCCCGTGGGGGCAAGCGCTGCGATGGTGCAAGCGGCCCTCAACAGCTTGTCCAGCGTCAACGGAGTGGGAGGATCGTTTACCGTCACGCAAAATGCCAATGTTTACCGTATCTTCTATGGCGGGACCTTCAATGATCCTCTCAATCCTGTTCCCTTGCCCTTGCTCTCGGTGACGACCACAGGGTCTGCGACGGCCTCGGTCAATCCCATGTACGGCTTGATCGGGAGAAAGGTGTTGTTCCTCAATGGCCGCGGGATCAGTGATACCGGGGCGCTGCGCAGCCGCAGCGGCTTGAACCAGTGGGTCGGCAACATCACTTTGGGGAACTTGACCCCTGTGGGTTCGATTGGCGTGGACCCGGACACTCGCCCCGGCCATCCCACGGCCGATAGCAGCTATCTCCAATTCGATTACAGTCTGACCCTGCCCACGGTCAACAGTCTTGATGCATTGCCGAGTGTCAGCTTCGTGAAGCTCGGCGGCGGCCAATTGCAGTTGCCCACGGCCAATACGCAGTTACTGGGACCGACCAGTATCGAACAAGGATGGATTACGGTCGGCAATAACGAATCTCTCGGACCTCGTGTTGCGGACATCAGGCGGGGTGAGACGGTCCAACCGAACAGCATCACCGTGTTCGGGGGAGCAGCTCTGCATTTGGTGCCGGGCAGTGGCGATCTCGACTTGGCCAATCGCCGCCTGATCCTTTCGGGAGAAGGCATCCAGCATCCCTTCGCCATGTTGCAGCAGGGGGCGCTTCTAAGTCTGGGAGGCAACAACGTCATCAGCGGGGACATCTTCCTGCGTCGTAGTCCAGGCGCTCCTCGTGTCGGCATTGGCGTGGATGACCTCCTCAACAACCCGCCCGGTGCCAGCACCCTGACGATCACGGGCAGCATGGCGGACTTCGTTCCGCCACCCTTGCGACTGACGTTCTCTGCTAGCGGCACCGAACAGGAAGAGCGCTTCCTCATCGACACGGGGGGCTTCGGTGGGACTATTACCGTGGACTATGACTTCTACTCCATACCCGACCAGTTGCAGATTTACTATCCCCCTCAGGCGAGCGGGGGTACCAAGATTTTCGACACGGGTCTGATCAATGGCGCCGGTACGATCACAGTCAACTATGGGCCTGGAACGTCAACGTTTGTCGAGTTAGTGATGAATCCCGGAGGCCAGCCTCCAGGGACCATTTGGGATTTGCTCCAGGTGGTTATCCGCCCGACGGCAGCCGCTCAGTCCGCGGATCTGGTCAAGATGGGCAGCCGTATGCTGGCCCTTCAAGGGGACGGCACCTATGGCGGCAACGTCGAGGTGCGCTCCGGCACCCTGCGCGTGCAGCATGATTCGGCCTTGGGACGGAAAGGAAGCGGAACTGAAACGACGCCCCAGACCCAAACCTACACGCAAACCAGCACCACGGTCCAGCCGGGCGCCCGGCTCGAACTGGCTCCTTCCATCCCGCAGAACAACGGCGGCATCTCCGCGGGCTTGCAAATCTGGGATGAGCGGCTCATCCTCAGAGACCCCGGCCAACAGATTGCCATCAACGGCTCCGCCGGGACCTTCACCTTGACCTTCAATGGCCATACGACTGCCTCGCTGCTCTACAATGCCACCGCGGCGGACATCCAGACGGCCCTCAATGCCCTGCCGAGCATCGGGGGTGTGGGCGGCAACGTCACTGTGACCCAGACGGGGAATATCTTCACGGTGGTCTTTGGCGGCACGCTTCGAGGCCAGGTGCTTCCCCTCCTCACGGCCACGCCGAGCGGTGCTCCTGGCAATCTCCTGATCACGGTGAGCGGCACGGCGGCACCGCTGTCGGTCTTGAGCGGGGATCACAGTTGGCGCGGGCCGGTGACCCTGACAACGGATGGGTTCCTCGACGTGGCGGACAATGCCCGCTTGAGCCTCTATGGCCGGGTGGATGATGCTTCCAATCCCGCCTCCAGCGGCTCAAGTCTGTATGTAGGATTGACTGGCTCCGGCAACACCGGCGAGTTGGTCCTGGCGGGGGACAATACCTATCGGGGCACAACTTATGTACGGCAGGGAGTTTTGACGATCGCCCACAACAAGGCCCTGGGCGGAATTGGGGCTTCCGAAGTCCAGACCGTGACTTTAGGAGGAAGCAGCAGCGGTAGCTTTACGTTGACTTTTGAGGGCCACAGCACCTCGGCTTTGCCCTTCGGCGCCACGGCAGCGCAGGTCGAGAGCGCCCTCAATGCCTTGCCCAGCATTGGCGGAGTGGGCGGGCGCGTCAGTGTCTCCCGCACGGGGAATGTACTGACGATTGCCTTTGACGATGTCCTGGCGGGTGCCGATCAGCCCGCGCTGTCTGCCGCCGGTTCGGGAGGGACGACCGCCACGGTCGCCACCGTCCGTGACGGCTACGGCGGCACGATCGTCGCTTCCGGTGCCCAGTTGCAGATACGCGGCAATCTCACGGTCGCGGGGGAATCCCTGATTTTGCAGGGGAGCGGTCCCACGCTGGCGGATGCCCCGACGGCCATTCCCACCCGCTGGGTTTCCCTCGGTCCGGCGCCCATCAACAACGGCCCAACGCCGGGCAATAATGCCGTGACGGGACGCATCACCGGGGTGACCGTGGACCCGTCCGATCCCAACGTCATCTATGTGACCACCGCGGGGGGCGGCGCCTGGAAGACCAAAAACGGCGGCCTCACCTGGATGCCGCTTTTCGACAATACCGCGGCCATGTTCTCCGGGGCCATTGCCGTCGCCCCGAGCAACCCGCGCGTCATCTACTTCGGAACCGGGGAAGGGAATAATACCTTCGATTCCTACTACGGCACGGGCGTGTACAAGTCCACCGACTCCGGGCGGACCTGGACGCTCCTGACCAACATTGTCGGTATCCCCAATCCTTTGCAGGGTCAAGCGGTCAACAAGATCGTGGTGGATCCCTTTGACGAAAACCGCATTTACGTCGCTACCAGCCGGCTTGCTAACAATGCCGCCACTCCGCCAGGGTCTGCGGGGGTCTGGCGATATGACGGATCGCAAACCTGGGTCAACCTGACAACGATTGTCTCCTCGACGCGCAGTGGCAGCCCGCCGTCACCGAACACCGGTTTCCCCACCACAGCGCCCGGTACGCCAGGGCCGGATGACGACTGGCGCATCAGTTTCGTCAACGAGGCCTGGACTGATCTGTATTTGGGCTACAGTGTGAATGCCTTCGGCAACGTGGTCCCGGCTCTCTTCGCCGCTCAGGGGTACCCCTTCGGTGTTAATCAAGCGGGTCGCACCAGCAACGCCGTCTACCGCTTGCTCAATCCGCATCTGGCGGGCACAGCTGCGACTACGAACTGGTTTGTTGGCGATGGCAATCCTGTCAACAGCAGCGGCCAGCATGTCTATTCCCAAGGTGGGAGCAATCCTTTCCCCACGGGGAATGTTAGCCAGGGTGTGATCAAGATCGCAG is part of the Thermogemmata fonticola genome and encodes:
- a CDS encoding long-chain-fatty-acid--CoA ligase — protein: MVVTGERDRPWLAHYPAGVPATLEYPSRPVYWLLEEAAARLPDRAAMRFFGHEWSYRELLALARRVSGALRRRGLQRGERVGLLLPNCPEYLPSLFGIWMAGGVAVPLNPLMVAEEVASLQESTQCRILICLDLLLPLVRNVGPGAPDVLVATRIDAYLPWWDRQLYRMARVQRLGLSGSLPANAIEWENFLTEGSETSEPEAVEGEDLANILPTGGTTGHPKAVMLTHRNLLSNAWQLYHWTGRRTGEDVILACLPFFHSYGLMCCGLSAVAMNGTIVLHHRFRADKVLRLIEQERPTIIPAVPAMLTAFNKELRRRKYNVAGVRSVISGGAALPQAVAEEFARHTGATVVEGYGLSEASPVTHAGPLDGSARPGTIGLPLPDTDAIIVDAETGTRLLPPGEVGELLIRGPQVMRGYWNNPEATAAALRDGWLYTGDLATQDADGFFRIVDRKKDLIITSGVNVYPGDVEAVLRRFEQVEDVAVFGVPDPDRGELVAAVVVPRPGISFNRRAFDAFARQHLEVHKRPRKVEVSQLPLPRNALGKVLRRLLREKFSGEDGEEMAESAPASAEAGASAPSAGTDHTPARASTPSDAAASAPPSPNR
- a CDS encoding thiolase family protein, with amino-acid sequence MAVALEPLAVLAGARTPFAKAFTALAQVPADQLGRIALLGALQKAGLTPADVGEVVFGNVGGQPDASNLGRVIALRAGVPYDRVAHTVNRNCASGMEAIIAAWHILCEGRAELVVAGGTESMSNIPFLWSRRAKDWFVQWGRAGWWGKLRLLTRWRPSFLRPIPALELGLTDPVCGLNMGQTAEILAKEFGISREEQDRFALLSHQRATEAWKRGFFQDEVVPVPAEVTGAQAVERDLGPRPQQTLEALAKLPPIFDRSGQGTVTAGNSCPITDGAAALVLMTVAQQRQRWPDRPVLGYIRGYALAGCEPRRMGLGPVFAIRKLLRTHGLRLSDFDLIEINEAFAAQVLACRRAMASPDFARQHWQEDQPLGELELEKLNVNGGAIALGHPVGTSGARLVLTLLRALRERGLRRGLAALCVGGGQGAAMWVETEQP
- a CDS encoding PQQ-binding-like beta-propeller repeat protein — encoded protein: MKSGGKQGVRCSGLGGWGVWAIGGMLFGGLAAAWATDWPGYRGPTADGRAPQSCQPPTTWSEQENVRWKVRIHGKGWSSPVVWGKQIWLTTADEVKADKAPPPKKGDPPPNPVARVSFYAVCVDRETGRVLYDLRLGTEENPAYCHPFNSYASCTPYVEAGRLYAHFGSHGTWCVDTNSGQVLWERRDLPCNHFRGPASSPVVYGDLLYLIFDGFDQQYVTALDKRTGKTVWKRNREIKYSTDNGDYKKAYATPALFVVEGRPQLVCPSAECTIAYDPQSGEELWRISHGGMNGAARPVMGHGLLYLTSGHNARLLAIRPTGRGVLGESAVVWRAGKGVPTRPSLLLDGDLLYMVSDQGIASCLDARTGKVYYSERLDGEFSASPVWANGFIYYCSQNGKTFVVKAGREFVLEAENRLEDGFMASPAVSEDSLILRTRTHLYRIARP
- a CDS encoding sialidase family protein; amino-acid sequence: MSHQTWKRWIRQMWSGRRSVPGRRAQQRGLHLEMLEERVTPATFIWTGSGGNNNWSNPANWQGGVAPTSAANPDLVFQTGASRLNTNNDISGLVVRSITISGSNYNLGGNAIQLAGNVFVGNGATGNRITFNTNLTTAVAVMVGTSAELTISGQISGNTAANLTKLGAGTLTLSGNNTAYSAVVDIQEGRLVMTHVNALGTTTAHTVVNPNAQLQVRNVAAAINEPLILNGFGPSSDGALFNAAGNTTWAGTITLDSNSSIGVAANTILNVTGLVTDTATGHDLTKVGAGQLIFSRTGGNTYRGLTVINNGTLTIRDPQSLGAGSIFGSPQSGTPQARTIVNYNPVSGEAGTLQIEFVPSILAVGDPNGILRDPTQPYHPVNNPYIGFQVFNNLLELNGPGFNNLGALHNKSGSNIWNGDVRLGSPLPNTSDVTIGADSNSQLTISGVVSDDPGRTGSDIPDLIKTLPGRLILDNVNTYRGATEIRGGALTMRDSRALGPVTGGVVTVYNGAALEMEVDSGLDGTPARSHGRNLGFDSESYNGPGQEVVINGTSGTFTLTFNGASTSPLPVGASAAMVQAALNSLSSVNGVGGSFTVTQNANVYRIFYGGTFNDPLNPVPLPLLSVTTTGSATASVNPMYGLIGRKVLFLNGRGISDTGALRSRSGLNQWVGNITLGNLTPVGSIGVDPDTRPGHPTADSSYLQFDYSLTLPTVNSLDALPSVSFVKLGGGQLQLPTANTQLLGPTSIEQGWITVGNNESLGPRVADIRRGETVQPNSITVFGGAALHLVPGSGDLDLANRRLILSGEGIQHPFAMLQQGALLSLGGNNVISGDIFLRRSPGAPRVGIGVDDLLNNPPGASTLTITGSMADFVPPPLRLTFSASGTEQEERFLIDTGGFGGTITVDYDFYSIPDQLQIYYPPQASGGTKIFDTGLINGAGTITVNYGPGTSTFVELVMNPGGQPPGTIWDLLQVVIRPTAAAQSADLVKMGSRMLALQGDGTYGGNVEVRSGTLRVQHDSALGRKGSGTETTPQTQTYTQTSTTVQPGARLELAPSIPQNNGGISAGLQIWDERLILRDPGQQIAINGSAGTFTLTFNGHTTASLLYNATAADIQTALNALPSIGGVGGNVTVTQTGNIFTVVFGGTLRGQVLPLLTATPSGAPGNLLITVSGTAAPLSVLSGDHSWRGPVTLTTDGFLDVADNARLSLYGRVDDASNPASSGSSLYVGLTGSGNTGELVLAGDNTYRGTTYVRQGVLTIAHNKALGGIGASEVQTVTLGGSSSGSFTLTFEGHSTSALPFGATAAQVESALNALPSIGGVGGRVSVSRTGNVLTIAFDDVLAGADQPALSAAGSGGTTATVATVRDGYGGTIVASGAQLQIRGNLTVAGESLILQGSGPTLADAPTAIPTRWVSLGPAPINNGPTPGNNAVTGRITGVTVDPSDPNVIYVTTAGGGAWKTKNGGLTWMPLFDNTAAMFSGAIAVAPSNPRVIYFGTGEGNNTFDSYYGTGVYKSTDSGRTWTLLTNIVGIPNPLQGQAVNKIVVDPFDENRIYVATSRLANNAATPPGSAGVWRYDGSQTWVNLTTIVSSTRSGSPPSPNTGFPTTAPGTPGPDDDWRISFVNEAWTDLYLGYSVNAFGNVVPALFAAQGYPFGVNQAGRTSNAVYRLLNPHLAGTAATTNWFVGDGNPVNSSGQHVYSQGGSNPFPTGNVSQGVIKIAGHTPAPFPPSTPSTIYAMIVNWTNGNLFGVWRSTDGGRNWSQTSQPAIMLAGLGQQNNAIAVDPANPNIVAIGGTGNPSGANHVYLSTDGGGSWGDISTSAGNGPRAGGHGMAFDSNGQLIYVNNGGVWRYNRAGGTWANLNGGQQATTLVNSVAVHPTNPDRLLA